A genome region from Paralichthys olivaceus isolate ysfri-2021 chromosome 6, ASM2471397v2, whole genome shotgun sequence includes the following:
- the ppp1r3da gene encoding protein phosphatase 1, regulatory subunit 3Da: MIMDRGWFIGHERIPLTKSEPQMCVSMPCMTINLTGMLQADKPKATKKPIPIRPPSPRVPSLPRDQEFHRSFSCEPTPKPIIRKRSHSLPSGTEGKKHCRNVGVRFIDSLGLDLEDIRLFRSGEDPSVPHHVTFRLLMAAELADGRHLEISLPYMKPVFSEQPGDQPGFLHRLCEQKVCLERVFCFELGVIGITQVVNLDFEKEVTARFSFTEWKSCTETKASWVSTITKAWEGGGQLSCDTFRFHLPVPPFLQPGAVLEFAIQYKVCGDEYWDNNDGENYKLVCHSYKLTVPKECEDSMVHFI; this comes from the coding sequence ATGATCATGGATCGAGGGTGGTTTATAGGACATGAGAGGATTCCCTTGACAAAATCTGAGCCGCAGATGTGTGTCTCAATGCCCTGCATGACTATCAACTTGACTGGAATGCTTCAAGCAGATAAACCTAAAGCAACAAAGAAGCCGATTCCCATCCGCCCGCCAAGCCCCAGGGTGCCATCTCTGCCAAGGGACCAAGAGTTCCACCGCAGCTTCTCCTGTGAACCCACGCCGAAACCCATCATCCGAAAACGCTCCCACTCCCTGCCATCCGGCACAGAGGGGAAGAAACACTGCAGGAATGTTGGTGTACGTTTCATCGACTCTTTGGGCCTCGACCTGGAAGACATCAGACTTTTCAGATCTGGAGAGGATCCATCGGTGCCGCATCATGTCACCTTTAGGTTGCTGATGGCTGCAGAGTTGGCAGACGGAAGGCATCTGGAGATTTCCTTGCCATACATGAAGCCAGTTTTCTCTGAGCAACCCGGTGACCAACCAGGATTCCTGCATCGTCTCTGTGAGCAGAAAGTGTGTCTGGAGAGGGTGTTCTGTTTTGAACTGGGTGTCATCGGAATCACCCAGGTTGTCAATTTGGACTTTGAGAAAGAGGTCACGGCTCGCTTTTCATTTACAGAGTGGAAGAGCTGCACAGAAACGAAGGCCTCGTGGGTGTCCACCATCACTAAGGCGTGGGAAGGAGGAGGCCAACTCAGTTGTGATACATTTCGTTTCCACCTTCCTGTTCCTCCGTTCCTACAGCCAGGAGCAGTGTTGGAGTTTGCCATTCAGTACAAAGTCTGTGGGGATGAATACTGGGACAACAATGATGGCGAGAATTATAAGTTGGTTTGCCATAGCTACAAGCTCACTGTGCCTAAAGAATGTGAGGATAGTATGGTACACTTCATTTAA